A stretch of the Thermodesulfovibrionales bacterium genome encodes the following:
- a CDS encoding tetrathionate reductase family octaheme c-type cytochrome, with amino-acid sequence MRLLLTAVTLFLLSGYQLASAGPDHSQWIKGPFKSGEEVTKTCLQCHEKEAEDFMRTSHWKWKGKPNTIKGMENSKEEFGKANFINNFCISIEGGDKCANSEFCTKCHPGYGWKDNTFDLRDKTKIDCLICHAREGNYRKGLAGEPDRSLIEKGIMSLTKAAQSVGTPTRDNCGVCHFFGGGGDAVKHGDLDSTLSKPTRDHDVHMGGVADMNCTACHVTENHRIAGVSTFLATNDGRVSCEDCHREPHKDSPSGNIISKHTKTVACQTCHIPFFAKGQATKMYWDWSTVGRDIEPEEQFGKETYAKHKGTFVWQMNVIPTYEWYSGKIERYIKGQKIADPSKTVYISKPVGNIKDPNSKIYPFKVHRGKQPMDSVYKYLLIPQTYKGLWSHYDWEKALQEGAKGSGLSYSGRFEFVSTAFYGSINHEVVPKERALKCNDCHFSGKRLDWKALGYKGDPIRYGSRKIR; translated from the coding sequence ATGAGACTATTATTAACAGCTGTTACTTTGTTCCTGCTTTCCGGTTATCAACTGGCATCAGCAGGACCGGATCATTCCCAATGGATAAAGGGGCCTTTCAAGAGCGGAGAGGAGGTTACAAAGACCTGTCTTCAGTGTCATGAAAAGGAGGCAGAAGATTTCATGAGAACCTCTCACTGGAAATGGAAGGGAAAACCGAACACAATTAAAGGAATGGAAAACAGCAAGGAAGAGTTTGGAAAGGCTAATTTCATAAATAACTTCTGTATTTCTATAGAAGGTGGAGACAAGTGTGCAAATTCAGAATTCTGTACGAAGTGTCATCCCGGTTACGGCTGGAAAGATAATACTTTTGATTTAAGAGATAAAACAAAGATTGACTGTCTAATCTGTCATGCAAGAGAGGGTAATTACAGGAAGGGTCTTGCTGGAGAGCCTGACAGGTCGCTAATTGAAAAGGGAATAATGTCCCTTACAAAGGCTGCACAGAGTGTTGGTACTCCCACAAGAGATAATTGTGGTGTATGTCATTTCTTTGGTGGTGGAGGAGATGCTGTAAAACACGGTGACCTTGACTCAACACTAAGCAAACCGACAAGGGATCATGACGTCCATATGGGTGGAGTTGCTGATATGAATTGTACAGCCTGTCATGTAACCGAAAATCACAGGATAGCTGGTGTCTCAACATTCCTTGCTACAAATGATGGAAGGGTTTCATGTGAGGACTGCCACAGAGAACCTCATAAAGATTCGCCCTCAGGAAATATTATCTCAAAACACACAAAAACAGTAGCATGCCAGACCTGCCATATACCATTTTTTGCCAAAGGTCAGGCTACCAAGATGTACTGGGACTGGTCAACAGTTGGTAGGGACATTGAGCCCGAGGAGCAGTTCGGAAAAGAAACGTATGCAAAACATAAAGGAACCTTTGTCTGGCAGATGAATGTGATTCCAACCTATGAATGGTACAGTGGTAAGATCGAGCGCTATATTAAAGGTCAGAAGATCGCTGATCCTTCTAAGACAGTCTATATATCAAAACCGGTTGGAAATATAAAGGACCCAAACTCAAAGATCTATCCCTTTAAAGTTCACAGAGGTAAACAACCAATGGATTCAGTTTATAAATATCTCCTTATTCCACAGACATATAAAGGCCTGTGGAGCCATTATGACTGGGAGAAGGCACTTCAGGAGGGTGCAAAGGGTTCAGGTCTTTCATACAGCGGGAGATTTGAGTTTGTGTCAACCGCTTTTTATGGAAGCATAAATCATGAGGTGGTACCAAAAGAAAGAGCACTTAAATGCAATGACTGTCACTTCAGTGGCAAGAGGCTTGACTGGAAGGCCTTGGGTTATAAGGGTGATCCAATAAGGTATGGATCAAGAAAAATAAGATAA
- a CDS encoding HEAT repeat domain-containing protein, translating to MDSNTPQNGSKLPLDAKLLSEAVIELNISRRSVSLYPKDHPITKESLNRAHNFMKKLFELRHEITLGIAKDNLIVDEYTLDRRNPVFKEFGRSLHEKGIAAVTFQSGLSIDELYIFHELITKEELQGQELIESAKRRGLRHIIISPLDISKLQFLEGHLREGGIGTRVLEDYVSGLLEGRLADADAEGIILMTPPDEIADILNENLREDAPEETYERVITAYLRKKGERIRSDLFSKFLSLIENLNPELKKQFLKKSFSIKRLDEAEMEQIIKELTPEDLDRIMRIFEEQVSFIPETLRNLMNKLYETKGETKLLEMIIGNKKVVHDLELDERTVMLFSEDHFDTYVPEDYIVELDAMLRGFEGKKTALSEEAIRVCDEVYTEKVISEIMIELLASGTANRDEFLQLLTRLSGYVQSFLDTGRFSEILEVYNAVYSSSLTGPFREEAASMIEYFFRSEQFISRLIESFRLWGRLNREGVIKLATVLRHYLIKPFIEQAIKEQDQVTKKFYLSILSRLGSEVADEAYLRLENKNPEVLRDMIYLIRECGGKRYLKTIRNLARHEDRYVALEAVKTLLHFRTPDAVSHLKLYLRSDNPDIRDMAVKLAGSYKIKEAVPYLLELLEKKDILGTESYYKISVVNALAEIGDPKAIPVLKKIYNSKTLLFWSNLDELKLEIFRTIHKYPLESVKELLEMGLDSKNKEIASISRRLLEGVRQDG from the coding sequence ATGGACAGTAACACCCCACAGAACGGAAGCAAACTGCCACTTGATGCAAAACTCCTCTCAGAGGCAGTAATAGAATTAAATATATCACGAAGGAGTGTAAGCCTCTATCCGAAGGACCATCCTATAACAAAGGAGTCCCTTAACAGGGCACATAATTTTATGAAAAAACTCTTTGAACTAAGACATGAGATCACTCTCGGTATAGCAAAGGATAACCTTATAGTGGATGAATATACCCTTGACCGGAGAAACCCTGTTTTTAAAGAATTCGGGAGGAGTCTTCATGAAAAGGGAATTGCTGCTGTAACCTTCCAGTCAGGTCTTTCTATTGACGAACTCTATATATTCCATGAACTTATAACAAAAGAAGAACTTCAGGGTCAGGAACTCATAGAATCTGCAAAAAGAAGGGGATTAAGACATATAATCATATCTCCTCTAGATATATCAAAATTGCAATTCCTCGAAGGACATCTCAGAGAAGGTGGTATCGGTACAAGGGTACTTGAGGATTATGTATCAGGTCTTCTTGAAGGCAGACTTGCAGATGCAGATGCAGAAGGTATAATACTGATGACACCACCTGATGAGATTGCAGATATTCTTAATGAAAACTTAAGGGAGGACGCTCCAGAGGAGACCTATGAGAGGGTAATTACGGCCTATCTCAGAAAAAAAGGAGAAAGAATAAGAAGTGACCTATTCAGCAAATTCCTATCCCTTATAGAGAATCTCAATCCTGAGCTGAAAAAACAATTCCTCAAAAAATCCTTCAGTATAAAAAGACTTGATGAAGCAGAGATGGAACAGATAATAAAAGAGCTTACCCCAGAGGACCTGGACAGAATCATGCGCATATTTGAAGAACAGGTATCCTTTATTCCGGAAACACTGAGAAATCTCATGAATAAACTCTATGAAACAAAAGGTGAAACAAAACTCCTTGAAATGATAATAGGTAATAAGAAGGTTGTTCATGATTTGGAGCTCGATGAAAGAACAGTTATGCTTTTTTCAGAAGATCACTTTGATACCTACGTTCCTGAAGATTATATAGTTGAGCTAGATGCTATGCTGAGGGGCTTTGAGGGAAAAAAAACAGCCCTTTCAGAAGAGGCAATCAGGGTATGCGATGAAGTATACACAGAAAAGGTTATCTCTGAGATAATGATAGAGCTGCTTGCTTCTGGTACAGCCAACAGAGATGAGTTTTTACAGCTCTTAACCAGACTCTCAGGATATGTTCAGTCCTTTCTTGATACCGGTAGATTCAGTGAGATACTGGAGGTATATAATGCTGTTTACTCATCTTCACTTACAGGTCCTTTCAGGGAAGAGGCAGCAAGCATGATAGAATATTTTTTCAGGTCAGAACAGTTTATCTCTAGGTTAATAGAGAGCTTCAGACTCTGGGGAAGACTTAACAGAGAAGGAGTAATAAAACTGGCAACTGTCCTGAGGCATTATTTAATAAAGCCTTTTATTGAACAGGCAATTAAGGAACAAGATCAGGTCACGAAAAAATTTTATCTGTCCATTCTTTCAAGGCTCGGTTCAGAGGTTGCTGATGAGGCATACTTAAGACTTGAAAATAAAAATCCCGAAGTTCTCAGAGATATGATATACCTTATCAGAGAATGTGGAGGGAAGAGATATCTCAAAACAATAAGGAATCTTGCAAGGCATGAAGACAGGTATGTGGCACTGGAAGCAGTAAAAACCCTTCTCCATTTCAGGACTCCTGATGCGGTTTCCCATCTGAAACTTTATTTAAGGAGTGATAATCCTGACATAAGGGATATGGCTGTAAAACTTGCCGGCTCATATAAAATAAAAGAGGCTGTACCCTATTTACTTGAACTCCTCGAAAAGAAGGACATCCTCGGAACAGAATCTTATTATAAAATCTCTGTCGTTAATGCCCTTGCAGAAATAGGGGATCCGAAAGCTATTCCTGTCCTGAAAAAGATCTATAATTCAAAAACACTCCTGTTCTGGTCAAATCTCGATGAATTAAAACTTGAGATATTCAGAACAATTCATAAATATCCACTAGAATCTGTAAAAGAACTCCTCGAAATGGGGCTTGACTCAAAAAATAAAGAGATAGCATCTATATCAAGAAGACTGCTTGAAGGAGTAAGGCAGGATGGCTGA
- a CDS encoding HD domain-containing protein produces MAESKTSEFISSVMTALSNCSLYSKDHPFVSEFSEKAVKLAQDLFKEDSLDLTILGDTLMINGELFRETGTHVQNFIRRIKKKGIERITISKGVNLQEFINFIVALSGYEKINSTPHISVGIVEVKFRGEGIDISSIVNEKIEKVKGVYTSASRFKKIDMVSLEDAVAGFISALKRENNVLKVISPVKSHSEYTYVHITNVSILTIFQAELLGLKGEILHEAGLAGLLHDIGKTYIPKEVLEKPTRLTPSEWEEMKKHPVYGALYLSTLPEVPRLAVIAAFEHHMKFDGSGYPDTKRYGKKQHLISQLVAIADFFDAMRTHRSYRRSLGVNEVIKLMFDLAGTEFNPLLVENFADGLKRIHAL; encoded by the coding sequence ATGGCTGAATCAAAGACTTCTGAATTTATCTCATCTGTAATGACTGCCCTTTCAAACTGTAGCCTTTATTCAAAAGACCATCCCTTTGTATCAGAATTCTCAGAAAAGGCGGTAAAGCTTGCCCAAGACCTTTTTAAAGAAGATAGTCTCGATCTGACAATACTCGGAGATACCCTCATGATAAATGGAGAACTCTTCAGGGAAACAGGCACACATGTACAGAATTTTATCAGGAGAATAAAGAAAAAGGGCATTGAAAGAATAACAATATCAAAGGGAGTAAACCTTCAGGAGTTTATTAATTTTATAGTGGCATTGAGCGGTTATGAAAAAATAAATTCAACTCCCCATATATCTGTAGGTATAGTGGAGGTCAAATTCAGGGGTGAGGGTATTGATATAAGCTCAATTGTTAATGAGAAGATAGAAAAGGTAAAGGGAGTTTACACCAGTGCCTCAAGGTTCAAGAAGATTGATATGGTGAGTCTGGAAGATGCAGTTGCTGGTTTTATATCTGCCCTGAAAAGAGAAAATAATGTGCTGAAGGTCATAAGTCCAGTAAAATCCCACAGCGAGTACACCTATGTACATATAACAAATGTCTCCATACTTACAATCTTCCAGGCAGAACTCCTGGGGTTAAAAGGAGAGATTCTTCATGAGGCGGGTCTTGCAGGACTCCTCCATGATATAGGGAAGACCTACATACCAAAGGAGGTACTCGAAAAACCCACAAGACTAACTCCATCGGAATGGGAAGAGATGAAAAAACATCCGGTCTATGGTGCTCTCTATCTATCAACCCTGCCAGAAGTACCCAGGCTTGCGGTCATAGCTGCCTTTGAACATCATATGAAGTTTGACGGAAGCGGGTATCCCGATACAAAAAGATATGGCAAAAAACAGCATCTCATAAGCCAGCTCGTTGCAATTGCTGATTTCTTTGATGCCATGAGGACTCACAGATCTTACAGACGCTCCCTCGGTGTGAATGAGGTTATAAAGCTCATGTTTGATCTTGCAGGAACAGAATTTAACCCTCTTCTTGTTGAAAATTTTGCCGATGGCTTAAAGAGGATACATGCCCTTTAA
- a CDS encoding M48 family metalloprotease, translated as MPFNSSLVLEFYETLPGRYIIQTTVHSIVAVIIINSIKRSWNISSPFTLQKLHFIPVTMPPIMIIFYYILDPLRNSPEGRLRALIDIERILAIEYGGISLGMLLISSMLLTTVISIFQEMIPVLKNILFAKKEEEKRILRTIQVNFFNKEHLVNIIEDREYIIFSSTGSKPSIFISEGLINDLTDEEINAAIAHEAAHIIRSARPALIAVYIFRITMFFNPVALIEFRKAVQEEEKICDRMAVEYTGKPEILKSVLRKFLPHPEEKSHMNKSREAIIEERMTELSNYAPKEKGLMAFLLAILLTGVINYFIV; from the coding sequence ATGCCCTTTAATAGCAGTCTTGTTCTTGAATTCTATGAGACCCTTCCTGGAAGATATATTATCCAGACAACTGTTCATTCAATAGTTGCGGTCATTATTATAAACAGTATAAAAAGATCATGGAATATAAGCTCTCCTTTCACCCTGCAGAAATTGCATTTTATTCCAGTTACAATGCCACCAATAATGATTATCTTTTATTATATACTTGACCCTTTAAGAAATTCTCCTGAAGGGAGACTAAGGGCATTAATAGATATTGAAAGGATACTTGCCATTGAGTATGGAGGAATTAGCCTTGGAATGCTGCTTATCTCATCAATGTTGCTGACTACCGTCATATCCATTTTTCAGGAGATGATACCTGTTTTAAAAAACATCTTATTTGCAAAAAAGGAAGAGGAAAAAAGGATTCTGAGAACTATTCAGGTTAATTTCTTTAATAAAGAACATTTAGTAAATATAATAGAAGACAGGGAATACATAATATTTTCATCAACAGGGAGTAAACCCTCTATCTTTATATCAGAGGGACTTATAAATGATCTCACGGATGAAGAGATAAATGCAGCTATAGCACATGAGGCAGCTCACATCATCAGGTCAGCAAGGCCTGCATTAATCGCTGTTTATATATTTAGGATAACGATGTTCTTTAACCCTGTTGCCCTGATTGAATTCAGAAAGGCTGTCCAGGAAGAAGAAAAGATATGTGACAGGATGGCTGTAGAATACACTGGTAAGCCTGAAATCCTAAAATCAGTACTCAGGAAATTTCTACCGCATCCGGAAGAAAAGAGCCATATGAATAAATCCCGTGAGGCGATTATTGAAGAGAGGATGACTGAGCTATCAAATTATGCACCGAAAGAAAAAGGCTTAATGGCTTTTCTTCTGGCAATTCTATTAACAGGAGTTATAAATTATTTTATAGTATGA